A single genomic interval of Microbacterium hydrocarbonoxydans harbors:
- a CDS encoding LacI family DNA-binding transcriptional regulator translates to MTAMPPPRPTMKDVAALAGVSPKTVSNVVTGTTAVSEDTRRKVEAAMAELDFVPNLNARGLRKGRSGIIAVALPDLATAFSAELMHRIVDAAHERGLAVQIEETATDPERERELVSRARAHLVDGLILNPIRLEDSVLKYADRLPPLVVLGEVEQNRADHVRIDSRLAAADVTRHVIAQGATRIAVIGADDDPSVATATSRLRLAGVHDALRDAGITRDAALEINPMPWSMTGGARGVQTLLRRGVPFDAIIAFTDTLALGALHALHDHGVSVPDDVIVTGFDDVEFSRYTAPSLTTIAFDRRAFADAALSLLESRMDDRATVPRALTLSHHLLERDSTRGRPRGYRP, encoded by the coding sequence ATGACTGCGATGCCGCCGCCCCGCCCGACCATGAAGGACGTGGCGGCGCTCGCGGGCGTCTCTCCCAAGACCGTCTCGAACGTCGTCACCGGCACGACCGCGGTGAGCGAGGACACGCGCCGCAAGGTCGAGGCGGCCATGGCCGAGCTCGACTTCGTGCCCAACCTCAACGCCAGAGGGCTGCGCAAGGGGCGGTCGGGGATCATCGCGGTCGCCCTGCCCGATCTTGCGACCGCGTTCTCGGCCGAGCTCATGCACCGCATCGTGGATGCCGCGCACGAACGGGGCCTCGCCGTGCAGATCGAGGAGACCGCGACCGACCCCGAGCGTGAGCGCGAGCTCGTGTCGCGCGCCCGCGCGCACCTCGTCGACGGGCTGATCCTGAACCCGATCCGCCTCGAGGACAGCGTGCTGAAGTACGCCGACCGCCTGCCACCGCTCGTGGTCCTCGGCGAGGTCGAGCAGAACCGCGCGGATCACGTGCGGATCGACAGCCGGCTGGCCGCGGCCGACGTCACCCGCCATGTCATCGCGCAGGGCGCGACCAGGATCGCCGTGATCGGAGCCGACGACGACCCGTCGGTCGCCACGGCCACCAGCAGGCTCCGGCTCGCCGGCGTGCACGATGCGCTGCGCGACGCCGGCATCACCCGCGATGCGGCCCTCGAGATCAACCCGATGCCCTGGTCGATGACCGGCGGCGCGAGAGGGGTGCAGACGCTGCTGCGGCGCGGCGTGCCCTTCGACGCGATCATCGCTTTCACCGACACGCTGGCGCTCGGCGCCCTGCATGCCCTGCACGATCACGGCGTGAGCGTGCCGGACGACGTGATCGTGACGGGCTTCGACGACGTCGAGTTCTCGCGCTACACCGCGCCCTCGCTCACGACCATCGCGTTCGATCGCCGTGCCTTCGCGGACGCCGCGCTCAGCCTGCTCGAGTCGCGGATGGACGACCGCGCCACGGTGCCGCGGGCGCTGACCCTCTCGCACCACCTCCTCGAGCGCGACAGCACGCGGGGCCGCCCGCGCGGCTACCGCCCCTGA
- a CDS encoding D-arabinono-1,4-lactone oxidase: MTTERNWAGNVTYRASSIEHPASTDELQGLLARGGAVRLLGSRHCFSDIADTDGVLIVLDRMPRMFDVNDARDAVRVSGGLRYGDIAPLLAAEGLALANLASLPHISVAGAVATGTHGSGDGIGSLASAVRALTIVTPAGEVRTLARGDADFDGAVVSLGALGAVVDLTLDVEPTYEVAQHVFEHPSWDAILADFDEVTSIGTSVSIFSRWERTDIADQIWVKQRQPEARENTRADLFARLGAEPAESKRHPILGVDPVACTEQLGEPGPWFERLAHFKLEFTPSAGAEIQSEYLVPRADAVAAIQAVRTLAGQIAPLLLVNEIRTVAADELWLSSSQGTDAVGIHFTWKPDEAAVREFLPTLEALLPATARPHWGKVFTLDPAEVRSRYARWDDFAALAARFDPERRLVNPYLERLGL, encoded by the coding sequence ATGACCACCGAACGCAACTGGGCAGGCAACGTCACCTACCGCGCATCCTCGATCGAGCACCCCGCCTCGACCGACGAGTTGCAGGGACTGCTCGCCCGCGGCGGCGCCGTGCGGCTGCTCGGCTCGCGGCACTGCTTCAGTGACATCGCCGACACCGACGGGGTGCTCATCGTCCTCGACCGGATGCCCCGGATGTTCGACGTGAACGACGCCAGGGATGCCGTCCGCGTCTCGGGCGGCCTCCGGTACGGAGACATCGCGCCTCTCCTCGCCGCCGAGGGTCTGGCTCTCGCGAACCTCGCCTCCCTGCCCCACATCTCCGTGGCCGGCGCCGTCGCGACCGGCACGCACGGCTCGGGCGACGGCATCGGCTCGCTCGCCTCCGCGGTGCGCGCACTGACCATCGTCACCCCCGCTGGTGAGGTCCGCACACTCGCCCGCGGCGACGCGGACTTCGACGGTGCGGTGGTCAGCCTCGGCGCGCTCGGCGCAGTCGTCGACCTCACCCTCGACGTCGAGCCGACCTACGAGGTCGCCCAGCACGTGTTCGAGCATCCGTCCTGGGATGCGATCCTCGCGGACTTCGACGAGGTGACGAGCATCGGCACCAGCGTCAGCATCTTCTCGCGGTGGGAGCGCACCGACATCGCCGACCAGATCTGGGTCAAGCAGCGACAGCCCGAGGCACGCGAGAACACCCGCGCCGACCTCTTCGCCCGGCTCGGTGCGGAGCCTGCCGAGAGCAAGCGGCATCCGATCCTCGGCGTCGATCCGGTCGCCTGCACCGAGCAGCTCGGCGAGCCGGGGCCGTGGTTCGAGCGGCTCGCGCACTTCAAGCTCGAGTTCACCCCGTCTGCCGGCGCCGAGATCCAGAGCGAGTACCTCGTGCCGCGGGCCGACGCGGTCGCGGCGATCCAGGCCGTCCGCACCCTCGCGGGGCAGATCGCACCGCTGCTGCTGGTGAACGAGATCCGCACGGTCGCCGCCGACGAGCTGTGGCTCAGCTCGTCGCAGGGCACGGATGCCGTCGGCATCCACTTCACGTGGAAGCCGGATGAGGCGGCGGTGCGCGAGTTCCTGCCGACCCTCGAGGCGCTGCTGCCGGCGACGGCCCGCCCGCACTGGGGCAAGGTCTTCACGCTCGACCCGGCAGAGGTGCGCTCGCGCTACGCCCGGTGGGACGACTTCGCCGCCCTCGCGGCGCGTTTCGACCCCGAGCGGCGCCTGGTGAACCCGTATCTGGAGCGCCTCGGGCTGTAG
- a CDS encoding carbohydrate binding domain-containing protein translates to MKPQLRTVDRHRRSVSLPAAILGVAALVASSVTAAGVPEAAFAAPASIIDNGTFESGLSGWTAPLGGTLAESTDALTGAKALEISDRSSFQSGPTATVTGLLKTEQSYDLSLSLKFDAGRATQDFNVVLCTSTRSRCDVVVSATATAGEWSTLEKTFSPLTADYDILFVETPWNTDVQSFVIDDVSLTTDGGAPAVTEPPAVPGNLLPDGRFVSDLTGWTNTRGGTLALSDDAASGAHSLKVTGRENTQSGPFASVADKIELGASYRLTGKLKYDEGNATQQFNFTFCPTNFNGCADYGHTFTKGEWGSFSQEFTAEARHVAAGWLFVETPWGSDALQDFSVDELSLVKIADAPEGPAFTSLEKVQTKPIGDHNPLVGHKFGADPHHLVYNGRLYIYSTDDTQQYDLNSKDENGLPTQSNGYGGITRLNVMSTTDMVNWVDHGTVPIAREGGAAPWARNSWAPAAIEKDGKVYLYFCDSGTGTAVVVGGSPLGPWEDPLGKKIIPDTVSRDYIADGGFPAGMWLFDPEVFIDDDGQGYLYFGGNSQIGTAPNVQGPQNPKSTRVVKLKDDMVTLDGDPVEIDAPGMFEASSMFKRDGKYYYSYSSNFQVNEAPGQYPSRGAIAYMMTDDPMKLGSSEYAGVAFQNQGTFFGAGNGGNNHSDMFSYKGETYFTYHAQTRGAAWASALGTPGATQGYRSVHIDKLEFNQDGTIKPIVGTKAGVEQVESFDPYRTFEAETLAWQLGITTAKTDAASAEFPEHNGSGNMVLSGIDDGDFSGISGVDFGSGAQTVSAKVKPSVAGSSIQVRLDDVDGPVVAEIPVDGAVGEWTTVEAEVTGATGEHDVFFVFAGPEGVGADVDLFEVDNWSFDTVDDGPGSQLTAELSASKVAAGGSVTVTAAGVAADEVEIGIASTYRALATVAVEGGAIEATVVIPADATAGLHHIILRDGETELARLPITVTRASGGGTDGGSSSGGGGDGTGGSLAATGGDASGSVAAALLGALLLALGSAFWILRRRTARVADIGTD, encoded by the coding sequence GTGAAACCACAACTGAGAACCGTCGATCGGCACCGCCGGTCCGTTTCGCTTCCCGCAGCGATTCTGGGGGTCGCGGCGCTCGTCGCGTCATCCGTGACCGCCGCCGGGGTACCGGAGGCGGCCTTCGCCGCTCCCGCGAGCATCATCGACAACGGCACCTTCGAGAGCGGACTGTCCGGATGGACTGCTCCGCTGGGCGGGACGCTCGCGGAGAGCACCGACGCCCTTACGGGTGCGAAAGCTCTGGAGATCAGCGACCGCTCGAGTTTCCAGTCGGGCCCCACCGCCACGGTGACGGGCCTGCTGAAGACCGAGCAGTCCTACGACCTCTCGCTGTCTCTGAAGTTCGACGCCGGTCGGGCCACGCAGGACTTCAATGTCGTGCTGTGCACCTCGACGCGCAGTCGCTGCGACGTGGTGGTCTCCGCGACGGCCACGGCCGGCGAATGGTCGACCCTCGAGAAGACGTTCTCGCCCCTGACGGCCGACTACGACATCCTCTTCGTCGAGACGCCCTGGAACACCGACGTGCAGTCGTTCGTGATCGACGACGTCTCGCTGACGACCGACGGCGGGGCCCCCGCCGTCACCGAGCCGCCGGCGGTGCCGGGCAACCTCCTGCCTGACGGCCGCTTCGTCTCGGACCTGACGGGGTGGACCAACACCCGCGGCGGCACGCTGGCTCTCAGCGATGATGCGGCGAGCGGCGCGCACTCCCTGAAGGTCACCGGCCGGGAGAACACCCAGTCGGGTCCGTTCGCGAGTGTCGCGGACAAGATCGAGCTCGGTGCCTCGTACCGCCTCACCGGAAAGCTGAAGTACGACGAGGGCAATGCCACCCAGCAGTTCAACTTCACCTTCTGCCCCACGAACTTCAACGGCTGCGCCGACTACGGGCACACATTCACGAAGGGCGAATGGGGCAGCTTCTCGCAGGAGTTCACGGCCGAAGCCAGGCACGTCGCCGCGGGATGGCTGTTCGTGGAGACCCCGTGGGGTTCCGACGCCCTCCAGGACTTCTCGGTCGACGAGCTCTCGCTCGTCAAGATCGCCGATGCGCCCGAAGGGCCCGCGTTCACGAGCCTCGAGAAGGTGCAGACGAAGCCGATCGGTGACCACAACCCGCTCGTCGGCCACAAGTTCGGCGCCGACCCGCACCACCTCGTCTACAACGGGCGTCTCTACATCTACTCGACCGATGACACCCAGCAGTACGACCTGAACAGCAAGGACGAGAACGGCCTGCCGACCCAATCGAACGGCTACGGCGGCATCACCCGGCTCAACGTGATGTCCACGACGGACATGGTCAACTGGGTCGACCACGGCACGGTGCCGATCGCCCGCGAAGGCGGCGCGGCCCCCTGGGCCCGCAACTCCTGGGCTCCCGCGGCGATCGAGAAGGACGGCAAGGTCTACCTCTACTTCTGCGACAGCGGAACCGGCACGGCGGTCGTCGTCGGCGGCTCGCCGCTGGGCCCGTGGGAGGACCCGCTGGGCAAGAAGATCATCCCCGACACGGTGTCGCGCGACTACATCGCCGACGGCGGATTCCCCGCAGGCATGTGGCTCTTCGACCCCGAGGTGTTCATCGACGACGACGGCCAGGGCTACCTGTACTTCGGCGGCAACTCGCAGATCGGCACCGCGCCGAACGTGCAGGGACCGCAGAACCCGAAGTCGACCCGTGTCGTGAAGCTGAAGGACGACATGGTCACCCTCGACGGCGACCCGGTCGAGATCGATGCCCCCGGCATGTTCGAAGCGTCGAGCATGTTCAAGCGCGACGGCAAGTACTACTACTCGTACTCGTCGAACTTCCAGGTGAACGAGGCGCCGGGACAGTACCCGTCGCGCGGTGCGATCGCGTACATGATGACCGATGACCCGATGAAGCTCGGTTCCTCGGAGTACGCGGGCGTGGCGTTCCAGAACCAGGGCACGTTCTTCGGAGCGGGCAACGGCGGCAACAACCACTCCGACATGTTCAGCTACAAGGGCGAGACCTACTTCACCTACCACGCGCAGACGCGTGGGGCGGCGTGGGCGTCGGCTCTCGGAACCCCGGGCGCGACACAGGGATACCGCTCGGTGCATATCGACAAGCTCGAGTTCAACCAGGACGGCACCATCAAGCCGATCGTCGGAACCAAGGCGGGCGTGGAACAGGTCGAGAGCTTCGACCCGTACCGCACCTTCGAGGCCGAGACGCTGGCCTGGCAGCTGGGCATCACCACGGCCAAGACGGATGCCGCCTCGGCCGAGTTCCCCGAGCACAACGGTTCGGGCAACATGGTGCTCTCGGGCATCGATGACGGGGACTTCTCCGGCATCTCCGGTGTCGACTTCGGTTCGGGAGCACAGACGGTGTCTGCGAAGGTGAAGCCGTCGGTCGCCGGCAGCAGCATCCAGGTGCGTCTGGATGACGTCGACGGCCCCGTAGTGGCGGAGATCCCCGTCGACGGCGCGGTCGGCGAGTGGACCACGGTCGAGGCCGAGGTCACCGGTGCCACGGGCGAGCACGATGTGTTCTTCGTCTTCGCCGGCCCCGAGGGCGTCGGCGCGGATGTCGACCTGTTCGAGGTCGACAACTGGTCGTTCGACACGGTCGACGACGGCCCGGGATCGCAGCTGACCGCTGAACTCTCCGCGTCGAAGGTCGCGGCGGGTGGATCCGTCACCGTCACCGCTGCCGGTGTGGCAGCGGACGAGGTCGAGATCGGCATCGCCAGCACATACCGGGCGCTCGCCACGGTCGCCGTCGAAGGCGGCGCGATCGAGGCCACCGTCGTGATCCCGGCAGATGCGACAGCCGGTCTGCACCACATCATCCTGCGCGATGGTGAGACCGAGCTCGCGCGACTGCCGATCACGGTCACGCGTGCTTCCGGTGGCGGCACCGATGGTGGCTCATCCTCCGGCGGGGGAGGCGACGGCACCGGTGGGTCCCTGGCCGCTACCGGCGGCGATGCGAGCGGATCAGTGGCGGCGGCGTTGCTCGGCGCGCTGCTGCTGGCGCTCGGATCGGCGTTCTGGATCCTGCGCCGCAGAACAGCCCGGGTCGCAGACATCGGGACGGACTGA
- a CDS encoding LacI family DNA-binding transcriptional regulator translates to MVNVGSDKPNIRQVATIAGVSHMTVSRVLNDHPNIKPDTKRRVLEAIEELDYRPNMVARALATQRTRRIGVIVESAVAHGPTSILRAVELSARAAGYSVTPIALHEGDALSPQEAVDNLVTQGVDALCVIAPRSSSVAALRRIAITVPMLVVKADADPTFLTVSIDQHAGTTLVVDHLVALGHRDILHLAGPLDWLDARARERAFHSRAKSWGIRERPIVVGDWSADFAYDFAKGLTRLPDYTAIFAANDDMAIGLIHGLHDRGFEVPTDLSVVGFDDVPLARHFLPPLTTVRQDFGALGGAVVEMLRAAIEGRDIPALTRIPTELVARASSAAPRESR, encoded by the coding sequence ATGGTGAACGTCGGTTCCGACAAGCCCAACATCCGTCAGGTCGCCACCATCGCTGGCGTCTCGCACATGACGGTGTCGCGGGTGCTCAACGATCACCCCAACATCAAGCCCGACACCAAGCGGCGCGTGCTCGAGGCGATCGAAGAGCTCGACTACCGGCCCAACATGGTCGCCCGCGCACTCGCCACGCAGCGCACACGTCGGATCGGCGTGATCGTCGAGAGCGCAGTGGCACATGGCCCGACCAGCATCCTGCGCGCGGTCGAGCTCTCCGCCCGTGCAGCGGGGTACTCGGTCACACCGATCGCGCTCCATGAGGGCGATGCGCTGTCGCCGCAGGAGGCGGTCGACAACCTCGTCACCCAGGGTGTCGATGCGCTCTGCGTGATCGCGCCCCGTTCGTCGTCCGTCGCGGCTCTGCGTCGCATCGCGATCACGGTGCCGATGCTCGTGGTGAAGGCCGACGCCGATCCGACCTTCCTGACGGTGTCGATCGACCAGCACGCGGGCACGACACTGGTGGTCGACCACCTCGTCGCGCTCGGACACCGCGACATCCTGCATCTCGCGGGCCCCCTGGACTGGCTGGACGCGAGGGCTCGCGAGCGCGCCTTCCACTCGCGGGCCAAGTCGTGGGGCATCCGTGAACGGCCGATCGTCGTCGGCGACTGGTCTGCCGACTTCGCGTACGACTTCGCCAAGGGCCTGACGCGTCTGCCCGACTACACCGCGATCTTCGCCGCGAACGACGACATGGCCATCGGACTCATCCACGGACTGCACGACAGAGGCTTCGAGGTGCCGACGGACCTGAGCGTGGTCGGATTCGACGACGTGCCGCTCGCCCGGCATTTCCTGCCGCCGCTGACGACGGTCCGCCAGGACTTCGGCGCGCTCGGCGGCGCGGTCGTCGAGATGCTGCGTGCGGCGATCGAGGGGCGCGACATCCCGGCGCTCACCCGAATCCCGACCGAGCTCGTGGCTCGCGCATCCTCGGCGGCTCCCCGGGAGTCGCGATGA
- a CDS encoding sugar ABC transporter ATP-binding protein, which yields MTLDRAPEPVVRLEGITVDFPGVRALDDVDFRLFPGEVHAVMGENAAGKSTLVAVITGTLAPEEGTVFVDGEPRRFSGVADSRAAGIATVFQEAQLSPNLSVAENVMLGRERRRLFGIDWRRTRADAGEALAWLGLDDLDPKTPLSMLTPAQKQLVALARAVVDEPRVLVLDEPTSSLDVAEVATLMRVIRGLRQRGVAILFISHFLEQAFAISDRMTVLRGGRRVGEYATRDLERADLISKMLGKDIDSLRALGSERKAHHYASDGEPALLASDVGRRGELERMDVEVQRGEIVGLAGLRGSGRTELASLLSGTVRADSGELWVDGEKVQLKNPSAALRHRIALSAENRGTQGIIGDLTARENIILSLQALRGWTRPLSQAESAGIVETYVEALHLDPADLDRPVGLLSGGTQQKVLLARALAVRPHVLILDEPTRGIDIAAKLDVQRRISQLAGDGVAVIFISSELEEVVRLSDRIIVLKDRDKIGELSNGPGVTVDTVVEMIAAEMSLTSEL from the coding sequence ATGACACTCGACCGTGCTCCCGAGCCGGTGGTGCGGCTCGAGGGCATCACGGTCGACTTCCCCGGCGTGCGCGCACTCGACGACGTCGACTTCCGGCTGTTCCCCGGCGAGGTGCACGCCGTTATGGGTGAGAACGCCGCGGGCAAATCGACGCTCGTGGCGGTGATCACCGGCACGCTCGCACCCGAGGAGGGGACGGTGTTCGTCGACGGCGAGCCGCGCCGCTTCTCGGGAGTCGCCGACAGCCGCGCGGCCGGTATCGCCACCGTGTTCCAGGAGGCGCAGCTGAGCCCGAACCTCAGCGTGGCCGAGAACGTCATGCTCGGCAGAGAGCGCCGCCGGCTCTTCGGCATCGACTGGCGCCGCACCAGGGCGGATGCCGGCGAGGCGCTGGCGTGGCTGGGGCTCGACGACCTCGACCCGAAGACGCCGCTGTCGATGCTGACGCCCGCGCAGAAGCAGCTGGTCGCGCTGGCCCGTGCGGTCGTGGACGAGCCGCGGGTGCTCGTGCTCGACGAGCCCACGTCGAGCCTCGACGTCGCCGAGGTCGCCACGCTCATGCGCGTCATCCGGGGCCTCCGGCAGCGAGGCGTCGCGATCCTCTTCATCTCGCACTTCCTCGAGCAGGCGTTCGCGATCAGCGACCGCATGACGGTGCTGCGCGGTGGACGACGGGTCGGCGAGTACGCGACGCGGGACCTCGAGCGGGCCGATCTGATCTCGAAGATGCTGGGCAAGGACATCGACAGCCTCAGAGCGCTGGGCTCGGAGCGCAAGGCGCACCACTACGCATCCGACGGCGAGCCCGCGCTGCTGGCCTCTGATGTCGGTCGCCGCGGAGAGCTGGAGCGGATGGATGTCGAGGTGCAGCGCGGTGAGATCGTGGGCCTCGCGGGGCTTCGAGGCTCGGGACGCACGGAGCTCGCCTCTCTGCTGAGCGGCACGGTGCGTGCCGACAGCGGCGAGCTGTGGGTGGACGGCGAGAAGGTGCAGTTGAAGAACCCGTCGGCAGCACTGCGGCATCGCATCGCCCTGTCGGCGGAGAACCGCGGAACGCAGGGCATCATCGGCGACCTCACCGCGCGCGAGAACATCATCCTCTCGCTCCAGGCGCTGCGCGGATGGACTCGTCCGCTCTCGCAGGCCGAGTCCGCCGGCATCGTGGAGACCTACGTCGAGGCGCTGCATCTGGATCCGGCCGATCTCGATCGCCCGGTCGGCCTGCTCTCGGGAGGAACGCAGCAGAAGGTGCTGCTCGCCCGCGCGCTGGCGGTGCGGCCGCACGTGCTGATCCTCGACGAGCCGACGCGCGGCATCGACATCGCGGCGAAGCTCGACGTGCAGCGCCGCATCAGCCAGCTGGCCGGAGACGGCGTCGCCGTCATCTTCATCTCGTCGGAGCTCGAGGAGGTCGTGCGACTGAGTGATCGCATCATCGTGCTGAAGGACCGCGACAAGATCGGGGAGCTCAGCAACGGACCCGGAGTCACGGTCGATACGGTCGTCGAGATGATCGCAGCGGAGATGAGCCTCACGAGCGAACTGTGA
- a CDS encoding substrate-binding domain-containing protein, which produces MSAKKRIRVAFGLAAVGALTIGLAACSTGDSGGGDGGGSEEITTVGFVAVGPEGAWREANEQNIQDTFTEEAGYDLKYAPATNLDQKSQIDAFTSFVDEGVDVILLSATEASGWEDSLKRAQEAEIPVILLDRGIEPDDDSLYVTRIAPDNVEVAKEVGTWAAATFPDGGNYVVLEGPAGVGVVNERNTGFDEGLGDSSLTKLDAQTANWSAEEGKSVFETMLKSSGNDIQLVFAQNDEMGLGAAQAAEEAGLVVGEDVKIATIDGTKNAMQALADGQLSYVHEYNPLFGETALEVVEKALAGEDVDSYIVVPSEAFDSAEAAQAVLADRKY; this is translated from the coding sequence ATGTCCGCGAAGAAGCGCATCCGCGTCGCGTTCGGCCTGGCAGCAGTCGGCGCACTCACCATCGGCCTTGCGGCCTGCTCGACGGGCGACTCCGGCGGCGGCGACGGCGGGGGCTCGGAGGAGATCACCACCGTCGGCTTCGTGGCCGTCGGCCCAGAAGGCGCGTGGCGCGAGGCCAACGAGCAGAACATCCAGGACACCTTCACGGAGGAAGCCGGATACGACCTCAAGTACGCCCCCGCCACCAACCTCGACCAGAAGTCGCAGATCGACGCGTTCACGTCGTTCGTCGACGAGGGCGTCGACGTCATCCTGCTGTCGGCCACGGAGGCCTCCGGCTGGGAGGACTCGCTCAAGCGTGCGCAGGAGGCGGAGATCCCCGTCATCCTGCTCGACCGCGGCATCGAGCCCGACGACGACAGCCTGTACGTGACCCGCATCGCCCCCGACAACGTCGAGGTCGCGAAGGAGGTCGGCACCTGGGCCGCCGCCACGTTCCCCGACGGCGGCAACTACGTCGTGCTCGAGGGTCCTGCCGGTGTGGGCGTCGTGAACGAGCGCAACACGGGCTTCGATGAGGGGCTCGGCGACTCGTCGCTCACCAAGCTCGACGCGCAGACCGCGAACTGGTCGGCGGAAGAGGGCAAGAGCGTCTTCGAGACCATGCTGAAGTCCTCGGGCAACGACATCCAGCTGGTGTTCGCACAGAACGACGAGATGGGTCTCGGCGCCGCTCAGGCTGCCGAGGAGGCCGGACTCGTCGTCGGTGAGGACGTCAAGATCGCCACGATCGACGGCACCAAGAACGCCATGCAGGCGCTCGCCGACGGCCAGCTCAGCTACGTGCACGAGTACAACCCGCTGTTCGGTGAGACCGCACTCGAGGTCGTCGAGAAGGCCCTCGCGGGCGAGGATGTCGATTCGTACATCGTCGTGCCGAGTGAGGCGTTCGATTCCGCCGAGGCGGCGCAGGCCGTGCTCGCCGACCGCAAGTACTGA
- a CDS encoding sugar ABC transporter ATP-binding protein produces MNEELPIVEMRGISIEFPGVKALDGVDFRLFQGEVHALMGENGAGKSTLIKALTGVYQIDSGSIVVAGQERSFGGAGDAQDAGISTVYQEVNLAPNLSIGENVMLGHELRGVFGINWTATHRAATDALDRLGLGHLDTRKPLSTLSIALQQLVAISRAMAIKAKVLILDEPTSSLDAAEVDGLFTVIRSLRDQGVAILFVSHFLDQVYAISDRLTVLRNGQYQGEYLTRDLDRHALISTMIGKDLDALKSLGGNRRRAPRDADEKPLLAASGIARRGAVETTDLEIRPGEVVGFAGLLGSGRTELARLLYGADRTDEGTIELHGRKVDLRSPADALPRRIAFSTENRRDEGIIGDLTVRENIILAVQAERGWARPMSRKEQDAIVDKYVAQLNVRPADPDRMIKNLSGGNQQKVLLGRWLATQPELLILDEPTRGIDVGAKAEIQEAVAELAEEGVAVVFISSELEEVVRLSERIVVLKDHRKIGEIQNGPDVTAQVIVDVIAAHGVDAAADTLDDADGALPDTIGHTTDKEAAR; encoded by the coding sequence ATGAATGAAGAACTGCCCATCGTCGAGATGCGCGGGATCTCGATCGAGTTCCCCGGCGTGAAAGCCCTCGACGGGGTCGACTTCCGTCTCTTCCAGGGCGAGGTCCACGCGCTCATGGGAGAGAACGGCGCAGGAAAGTCGACCCTGATCAAAGCACTGACCGGTGTCTACCAGATCGACTCCGGGTCGATCGTCGTCGCAGGGCAGGAGCGCAGCTTCGGCGGCGCCGGCGACGCGCAGGATGCCGGGATCTCGACGGTGTATCAGGAGGTCAACCTCGCCCCGAACCTCTCGATCGGCGAGAACGTGATGCTCGGTCACGAGCTGCGCGGTGTGTTCGGCATCAACTGGACGGCCACGCACCGAGCGGCGACCGACGCCCTCGATCGGCTCGGTCTCGGCCACCTCGACACCCGCAAGCCGTTGTCGACGCTCTCGATCGCGCTGCAGCAGCTCGTCGCCATCAGCCGCGCGATGGCGATCAAGGCGAAGGTGCTCATCCTCGATGAGCCGACCTCCAGCCTCGACGCGGCCGAGGTCGACGGACTCTTCACCGTGATCCGGTCGCTCCGCGACCAGGGTGTCGCCATCCTCTTCGTCTCGCACTTCCTCGACCAGGTCTACGCGATCAGCGACCGCCTCACGGTGCTGCGCAACGGCCAGTACCAGGGCGAGTACCTCACGCGCGATCTCGACCGCCACGCCCTCATCTCGACCATGATCGGCAAAGACCTCGACGCGCTGAAGTCGCTGGGCGGCAACCGTCGCCGGGCACCGCGCGACGCCGACGAGAAGCCGCTGCTCGCCGCATCCGGCATCGCGCGACGGGGCGCGGTCGAGACGACCGATCTCGAGATCCGCCCGGGAGAGGTGGTCGGCTTCGCCGGCCTGCTCGGCTCTGGGCGCACCGAGCTCGCGCGACTGCTCTACGGTGCGGACCGCACCGACGAGGGCACCATCGAACTCCACGGCCGCAAGGTCGATCTGCGCTCTCCCGCGGATGCACTGCCGCGACGCATCGCGTTCTCGACCGAGAACCGTCGCGACGAGGGCATCATCGGCGACCTGACCGTGCGCGAGAACATCATCCTCGCGGTGCAGGCCGAGCGCGGCTGGGCGCGACCGATGAGCCGCAAGGAGCAGGATGCGATCGTCGACAAGTACGTCGCGCAGCTGAACGTACGGCCGGCCGACCCGGATCGGATGATCAAGAACCTCTCCGGAGGCAACCAGCAGAAGGTGCTGCTCGGTCGCTGGCTCGCGACGCAGCCCGAGCTGCTGATCCTCGACGAGCCGACGCGCGGCATCGACGTCGGCGCCAAGGCCGAGATCCAGGAGGCGGTGGCCGAGCTCGCGGAAGAGGGCGTCGCCGTGGTGTTCATCTCCTCGGAGCTCGAAGAGGTGGTGCGCCTGTCGGAGCGGATCGTCGTGCTCAAGGACCACCGCAAGATCGGCGAGATCCAGAACGGTCCCGACGTCACGGCCCAGGTGATCGTCGACGTGATCGCCGCACACGGTGTGGATGCCGCCGCCGACACCCTCGACGACGCCGACGGCGCGCTGCCGGATACCATCGGCCACACGACTGACAAGGAGGCAGCGCGATGA